The following proteins are encoded in a genomic region of Dyadobacter sp. UC 10:
- the rhaT gene encoding L-rhamnose/proton symporter RhaT produces MQALLGVIFHFIGGFASGSFYIPYKQVKGWAWESYWIVGGLFSWLIVPPVAAYLTIPGFSEIIAHTDSGTLLVTYVFGLLWGIGGLTYGLGVRYLGVSLGSSIILGLTSVFGALIPSIYYQFEPKPGKDTISDLFTNTWGQMVLLGLLISIIGIIICGKAGGMKDKDLTRSGFVPDDKSEFKIGLGLTVSIISGVLSACFAFGIDAGKIMAEEANAIWKAANPGEGEFLFQNNVTYVVILWGGLTTNFIWCMILNARNRTFGDYTNSATPLVSNYIFSALAGATWFMQFFFYGMGESKLGNGPSSWILHMAFIILVANSWGLALKEWKGVSRKTITTVITGIMVIVLSVLVVGYGNYLRE; encoded by the coding sequence ATGCAGGCTCTTCTTGGCGTTATCTTTCACTTTATCGGAGGGTTTGCTTCCGGCAGTTTCTATATTCCATACAAACAAGTCAAAGGCTGGGCCTGGGAGTCCTATTGGATTGTCGGCGGACTTTTTTCCTGGTTGATCGTCCCGCCGGTAGCAGCATATCTGACCATTCCCGGCTTTTCCGAAATTATCGCGCATACCGATAGCGGTACATTGCTGGTTACCTATGTTTTCGGTTTGCTTTGGGGAATCGGCGGCCTTACCTACGGGCTGGGCGTGCGTTATCTCGGCGTCTCGCTTGGCAGTTCGATCATTCTTGGGCTTACTTCCGTTTTTGGGGCATTAATTCCTTCTATTTACTACCAATTTGAGCCAAAACCAGGCAAAGACACTATTTCTGATCTTTTTACGAATACCTGGGGACAAATGGTTTTACTGGGGCTGCTGATCTCCATTATCGGTATCATCATTTGTGGAAAAGCGGGCGGAATGAAAGATAAGGACCTGACCAGAAGTGGGTTTGTGCCTGATGATAAAAGCGAGTTCAAAATCGGCCTCGGACTTACTGTTTCCATTATTTCCGGTGTTCTGAGCGCTTGTTTTGCATTCGGAATCGATGCGGGTAAGATCATGGCGGAAGAGGCGAATGCGATCTGGAAAGCAGCTAACCCGGGAGAGGGCGAATTTTTGTTCCAGAATAATGTAACCTACGTCGTGATCCTGTGGGGCGGCTTGACTACCAATTTTATCTGGTGTATGATCCTGAATGCCCGTAACCGTACTTTCGGCGACTACACCAATTCGGCTACTCCGCTGGTTTCCAATTACATATTCTCTGCACTGGCGGGTGCCACCTGGTTCATGCAATTCTTCTTTTATGGAATGGGAGAAAGCAAGCTGGGCAACGGGCCAAGTTCGTGGATCCTGCACATGGCGTTCATCATATTGGTCGCTAACTCGTGGGGGCTTGCATTGAAGGAATGGAAAGGAGTCAGCAGAAAGACGATTACCACGGTGATCACAGGGATTATGGTGATTGTTCTTTCCGTGCTGGTCGTTGGATATGGTAATTATCTCAGGGAATAG
- a CDS encoding DUF6786 family protein codes for MKSIFAVILITAFAAVSCQKNTENSNKESMEQPAEGTFGYDREFLNKYKETIVLTAPDNPGSKAIIVPAYQGRVMTSTSNGNTGNSYGWINYELIQSGVYQPHINAFGGEERFWLSPEGGQFSVYFKKGAKFDFENWQTPALIDTVAYKVTESDSSSVSFQVNAFIENYSGQMFVIEINRKIAMLGQRDILNILDLQTLGECKSVAYESVNSIVNKDSEWKPETGMLGIWLLGMFKPSDKTVIIAPFSRKEAEKPAITDDYFGKIPADRFIVRDSVAFLKADGKFRSKIGIAPRSARNVAGSYDAENGILTIIQFSLDQKSKYLKSTWEIHKDPFDGDALNAYNDGKLEDGTQMGPFYELESSSPALALKEGEKVTHRQRTYHFEGDKAALDGISKKVLGVSIDQIGEIFK; via the coding sequence ATGAAAAGCATTTTCGCAGTAATTCTGATCACAGCATTTGCAGCAGTGTCCTGTCAGAAAAATACCGAGAACAGCAATAAAGAAAGCATGGAGCAGCCAGCCGAAGGGACTTTTGGTTACGACCGGGAGTTTTTGAACAAATACAAAGAGACGATCGTACTGACCGCGCCGGACAACCCCGGGTCCAAAGCGATTATCGTACCGGCTTACCAGGGCCGCGTGATGACAAGTACTTCTAATGGAAATACCGGAAACAGCTACGGCTGGATCAACTATGAGCTCATACAAAGCGGCGTGTACCAGCCGCATATCAATGCATTTGGGGGCGAAGAGCGTTTCTGGCTCTCTCCGGAGGGCGGGCAGTTTTCGGTTTATTTCAAAAAAGGCGCAAAGTTCGATTTTGAAAACTGGCAGACCCCGGCTCTGATCGATACCGTCGCTTATAAAGTCACCGAATCCGACAGTTCGTCTGTCAGCTTTCAGGTGAATGCGTTCATTGAGAATTATTCAGGGCAGATGTTCGTCATCGAGATTAACCGGAAGATCGCCATGCTCGGTCAGCGGGATATCCTGAACATCCTCGATCTGCAAACGCTGGGAGAATGCAAAAGCGTGGCTTATGAATCCGTTAATTCCATCGTCAATAAAGATTCGGAATGGAAACCCGAAACCGGAATGCTGGGAATCTGGCTGCTGGGTATGTTCAAGCCGTCGGACAAAACCGTCATCATCGCCCCGTTTTCCAGAAAGGAGGCTGAAAAACCTGCGATCACTGATGATTATTTCGGAAAGATCCCGGCAGATCGCTTCATTGTCCGGGATTCGGTAGCATTCCTGAAAGCCGACGGGAAGTTCAGGAGCAAGATCGGCATCGCGCCAAGATCCGCCCGCAATGTGGCAGGCAGCTACGACGCTGAAAATGGTATCCTCACCATTATCCAATTCAGCCTCGACCAGAAAAGTAAATACCTGAAATCAACCTGGGAAATCCACAAAGACCCTTTTGACGGCGATGCGCTCAATGCTTATAATGACGGAAAGCTGGAAGACGGAACACAAATGGGACCCTTTTATGAGCTCGAATCGAGTTCACCTGCCCTGGCTTTGAAGGAAGGCGAGAAAGTAACGCATCGCCAGCGTACTTATCATTTTGAAGGAGACAAAGCAGCGCTCGATGGAATCTCTAAAAAGGTACTAGGCGTGAGTATTGACCAAATCGGAGAAATTTTTAAATAA